The following are encoded together in the Fusarium keratoplasticum isolate Fu6.1 chromosome 1, whole genome shotgun sequence genome:
- a CDS encoding Proteasome endopeptidase complex, with amino-acid sequence MPGFDFSNYNRNAALHARGVPLPKATSTGTTIVGCIFDGGVVIAADTRATSGPIVADKNCEKLHYISPQIWCAGAGTAADTEFTTALISSQLELHSLSTGRKPRVVTCMTLLKQHLFRYQGYIGAYLVVAGVDPTGTHLFTVHAHGSTDKLPYVTMGSGSLAAMSVFETQWKPDLSQEEAVKLASDAILAGIWNDLGSGSNVDVAIITKEKTTLKRNYIKPNEKEPKLQSYAFPKGTTAVLNEKIITKNEIGRYVSVEEVPLDDSKMDVDT; translated from the exons ATGCCCGGCTTCGACTTCTCCAACTACAACCGCAATGCGGCCCTCCACGCCCGAGGAGTCCCTCTGCCAAAGGCCACCAGTACTGGAACAACCATTGTTGGATGCATATTTGATGGCGGTGTGGTG ATCGCAGCCGATACTCGAGCCACATCCGGCCCCATCGTCGCCGACAAGAACTGTGAGAAGCTTCACTACATCTCACCTCAGATTTGGTGCGCTGGCGCCGGCACAGCCGCCGACACCGAGTTCACCACCGCCCTCATCTCCTCCCAGCTCGAGCTGCACTCCCTCTCCACCGGCCGCAAGCCCCGCGTCGTCACCTGCATGACCCTCCTGAAGCAGCACCTCTTCCGCTACCAGGGATACATCGGCGCCtacctcgtcgtcgccggtGTCGATCCCACCGGCACCCACCTCTTCACCGTTCACGCCCACGGTAGCACCGACAAGCTCCCCTACGTCACCATGGGCAGTGGTAGCTTGGCCGCCATGAGCGTCTTCGAGACCCAGTGGAAGCCCGACCTcagccaggaggaggcggtgaAGCTGGCCAGCGACGCCATCCTGGCGGGTATCTGGAACGATCTGGGCTCTGGTTCCAACGTGGATGTGGCCATCATTACCAAGGAGAAGACGACATTGAAGAGAAACTACATCAAGCCCAACGAAAAGGAGCCCAAGCTGCAGAGTTACGCCTTCCCCAAGGGCACGACAGCCGTGCTGAACGAGAAGATCATTACCAAGAACGAGATTGGACGGTACGTTAGCGTGGAAGAGGTGCCTCTTGACGACTCAAAGATGGATGTCGACACCTAA